A genomic region of Cannabis sativa cultivar Pink pepper isolate KNU-18-1 chromosome 1, ASM2916894v1, whole genome shotgun sequence contains the following coding sequences:
- the LOC115706273 gene encoding uncharacterized protein LOC115706273 isoform X1: protein MSFTGPSVGSGARTVRRAFEFGRTYVVRPKGRHQATVVWLHGLGDNGSSWSQLLETLPIPNIKWICPTAPTQPISVFGGFPSTAWFDVEDLSEDASDDLEGLDSAASHVANLLANEPADIKIGVGGFSMGAAAALYSATCFISGKYGNDNPFPVNISAVVGLSGWLPCAKILRNKIEGVAEATRRASSLPILLCHGKVDDVVIHKFGEKSSQVLSSTGFQDVTFKSYSAYVILLSQTTYYMYFDQLGEECEAFSFKKYIFIYIILLLLLCSF from the exons ATGAGCTTTACGGGCCCTTCTGTGGGTTCTg GTGCTAGAACTGTTAGAAGAGCATTTGAATTTGGACGGACCTATGTAGTCAGACCCAAAGGTAGACATCAGGCAACTGTAGTTTGGCTACATGGCCTTGGTGATAATGGCTCTAG TTGGTCCCAGCTTTTGGAGACCCTTCCTATTCCAAAT ATTAAATGGATATGCCCAACTGCTCCTACTCAGCCAATCTCTGTGTTCGGTGGTTTTCCTTCCACTGCTT GGTTTGATGTGGAAGACCTTTCAGAAGATGCTTCTGATGATTTAGAGGGTTTGGATTCTGCTGCATCACATGTTGCAAATTTGCTAGCAAATGAGCCCGCTGACA TTAAAATTGGAGTAGGGGGTTTCAGTATGGGTGCTGCTGCTGCCCTATACTCTGCAACCTGCTTTATCTCAGGAAAGTATGGAAATGATAATCCTTTCCCAGTTAATATAAGTGCAGTTGTTGGATTAAGTGGATGGCTTCCATGCGCCAA gaTCTTACGTAACAAGATAGAAGGGGTGGCGGAAGCCACAAGGCGTGCTTCATCCTTGCCCATTTTGTTGTGCCATGGGAAAG TTGATGATGTGGTCATCCACAAATTTGGGGAGAAATCTTCACAGGTCTTGAGTTCGACTGGATTTCAGGACGTCACGTTCAAATCGTATTCAGCGTATGTTATACTTCTATCTCAGACAACATATTACATGTACTTTGACCAGCTAGGAGAAGAATGTGAAGCCTTCTCatttaagaaatatatatttatatatataattttattactattattatgttCTTTCTGA
- the LOC115706274 gene encoding deSI-like protein At4g17486 isoform X2 encodes MGAESTSGSGGLHSTKNCVDTEVVLNIYDLTPVNSYTYWFGFGIFHSGIQVHGKEYGFGAHDYPASGVFEVEPRSCPGFIYRNSLSLGYTNLQISEFRTFIEGVASEYHGDTYHLISKNCNHFTDDISCRLTGKRIPGWVNRLARLGALCSCLLPESLQVTTVKQLPEYHEMSDDGSESPSSTTRESTEIDDDQEKRLLSPLEGTGDVSFVKEGHR; translated from the exons ATGGGAGCAGAAAGCACCTCCGGCAGCGGTGGTCTTCATAGCACCAAAAATTGTGTCGACACCGAAGTGGTTTTGAATATCTACGATCTTACACCTGTTAACAGTTACACCTATTGGTTCGGTTTTGGAATTTTCCACTCGGGTATTCAAG TCCATGGTAAGGAGTATGGTTTTGGAGCCCATGACTACCCAGCTAGTGGAGTTTTTGAAGTGGAACCAAGGAGCTGTCCAGGTTTTATATACCGAAATTCTCTCTCCCTGGGTTACACAAACCTTCAAATCTCTGAATTCCGGACATTTATTGAGGGTGTTGCTTCAGAGTATCATGGGGATACCTATCATCTCATCTCCAAGAACTGCAACCATTTCACAGATGACATTTCATGTAGGTTGACAGGAAAAAGGATCCCAGGCTGGGTGAATCGGCTTGCTCGGCTAG GTGCTTTATGTAGTTGCCTGCTGCCTGAAAGCCTTCAAGTAACTACAGTTAAACAGTTGCCAGAATACCACGAAATGTCTG ATGATGGTAGTGAGTCTCCATCAAGTACCACCCGTGAGTCAACAGAAATCGATGATGATCAAGAGAAGCGCCTGCTATCACCTCTGGAGGGAACTGGGGATGTGTCTTTTGTTAAAGAGGGTCACAGGTGA
- the LOC115706271 gene encoding probable receptor-like protein kinase At5g20050 → MEDALANIIAVSTVLSLLLLIIVTRITLHLSKAFFLICGSAISVIIAVFIWLIIRRHYNRSRKQLESKHVSEGRELRIEYSFLRKVAGVPTKFRYNEIEEATDNFQALIGRGGSATVFKGILTDGTSVAVKCIGTNGTDKVDRGDKEFRSEVAAIASVQHVNLVRLLGYCIVPGRPRYLVYDFLPNGSLDAWIFPPREENNFNPNRNISRRTNRREGCLCWDLRYRVAQDVAKALAYLHHDCRSRVLHLDVKPENILLDESFHAIVADFGLSRLMGKDESQILTTIRGTRGYLAPEWLLERGISEKSDVYSYGMVLLEMIGGRRNTVSRTVADRRNNKAAGIKKWEYFPKILSEKMREGKIMEVVDRRLMAENGGRGADEREVMRLAYVGLWCIQERARMRPSMAQVLEMLEGRVVVEEPPDTKMVVVDLLSIDDDDPAAPQLAAFSVGDDNSNCNTTSSMYSSAVSVLTSGR, encoded by the coding sequence ATGGAGGACGCCTTAGCTAACATAATAGCTGTTTCAACAGTACTCTCTTTACTCCTCTTGATCATCGTAACTCGAATCACTCTCCATTTATCCAAGGCCTTCTTTCTCATCTGCGGCTCTGCTATTTCCGTAATTATCGCTGTCTTTATATGGCTCATAATCAGACGCCATTACAACCGATCTCGAAAGCAGCTAGAATCGAAACACGTCTCCGAAGGTCGAGAGCTCCGGATCGAGTACAGTTTCCTTCGTAAAGTCGCCGGTGTCCCAACCAAATTCCGGTACAATGAGATCGAAGAAGCCACTGACAATTTTCAAGCATTGATAGGCAGAGGGGGCTCCGCGACAGTCTTCAAGGGCATCCTCACAGACGGTACTTCCGTCGCCGTTAAATGTATCGGTACCAACGGAACCGATAAGGTCGATCGCGGCGACAAGGAGTTCCGGTCCGAAGTCGCCGCCATCGCTAGTGTTCAACACGTTAATTTAGTCCGTCTCCTCGGCTACTGCATAGTCCCCGGTCGTCCCCGGTACCTAGTCTACGATTTCCTCCCCAACGGATCCTTGGACGCTTGGATCTTCCCTCCCCGGGAAGAAAACAATTTCAACCCGAATAGAAATATTTCCCGTCGCACCAATCGCCGAGAAGGTTGCCTGTGTTGGGACTTAAGGTACAGAGTTGCCCAAGATGTGGCCAAAGCGCTGGCCTACCTCCACCACGACTGCCGATCTAGGGTTTTGCATCTCGACGTAAAGCCGGAGAATATTCTCCTAGACGAAAGCTTTCACGCAATCGTCGCTGATTTCGGGCTCTCTAGGCTAATGGGTAAGGACGAGAGTCAAATCTTAACCACAATTCGAGGAACAAGAGGTTATTTGGCTCCAGAATGGCTCCTCGAACGTGGAATATCGGAAAAATCGGATGTTTACAGCTACGGAATGGTTTTGTTAGAGATGATCGGCGGTCGCAGGAACACCGTGAGCCGTACCGTAGCTGATAGGAGAAACAACAAGGCAGCTGGCATTAAAAAATGGGAGTATTTTCCTAAGATTTTGAGCGAGAAAATGAGGGAAGGGAAGATTATGGAAGTAGTTGACCGGAGACTTATGGCGGAGAATGGTGGGCGAGGGGCGGATGAGAGGGAGGTGATGAGATTGGCTTATGTGGGCTTGTGGTGCATACAAGAACGGGCCAGGATGAGGCCCAGTATGGCCCAAGTGTTGGAGATGTTAGAGGGCCGAGTGGTGGTTGAAGAACCGCCAGATACGAAAATGGTCGTTGTTGACTTATTGTCCATCGATGATGATGATCCCGCGGCACCACAGCTTGCAGCTTTTAGTGTAGGAGATGATAATAGTAATTGCAATACGACGTCGTCAATGTACTCGTCTGCAGTGTCGGTGCTAACTTCTGGAAGGTAG
- the LOC115706274 gene encoding deSI-like protein At4g17486 isoform X1, translating to MGAESTSGSGGLHSTKNCVDTEVVLNIYDLTPVNSYTYWFGFGIFHSGIQVHGKEYGFGAHDYPASGVFEVEPRSCPGFIYRNSLSLGYTNLQISEFRTFIEGVASEYHGDTYHLISKNCNHFTDDISCRLTGKRIPGWVNRLARLGALCSCLLPESLQVTTVKQLPEYHEMSEDDGSESPSSTTRESTEIDDDQEKRLLSPLEGTGDVSFVKEGHR from the exons ATGGGAGCAGAAAGCACCTCCGGCAGCGGTGGTCTTCATAGCACCAAAAATTGTGTCGACACCGAAGTGGTTTTGAATATCTACGATCTTACACCTGTTAACAGTTACACCTATTGGTTCGGTTTTGGAATTTTCCACTCGGGTATTCAAG TCCATGGTAAGGAGTATGGTTTTGGAGCCCATGACTACCCAGCTAGTGGAGTTTTTGAAGTGGAACCAAGGAGCTGTCCAGGTTTTATATACCGAAATTCTCTCTCCCTGGGTTACACAAACCTTCAAATCTCTGAATTCCGGACATTTATTGAGGGTGTTGCTTCAGAGTATCATGGGGATACCTATCATCTCATCTCCAAGAACTGCAACCATTTCACAGATGACATTTCATGTAGGTTGACAGGAAAAAGGATCCCAGGCTGGGTGAATCGGCTTGCTCGGCTAG GTGCTTTATGTAGTTGCCTGCTGCCTGAAAGCCTTCAAGTAACTACAGTTAAACAGTTGCCAGAATACCACGAAATGTCTG aagATGATGGTAGTGAGTCTCCATCAAGTACCACCCGTGAGTCAACAGAAATCGATGATGATCAAGAGAAGCGCCTGCTATCACCTCTGGAGGGAACTGGGGATGTGTCTTTTGTTAAAGAGGGTCACAGGTGA
- the LOC115706273 gene encoding uncharacterized protein LOC115706273 isoform X2: protein MSFTGPSVGSGARTVRRAFEFGRTYVVRPKGRHQATVVWLHGLGDNGSSWSQLLETLPIPNIKWICPTAPTQPISVFGGFPSTAWFDVEDLSEDASDDLEGLDSAASHVANLLANEPADIKIGVGGFSMGAAAALYSATCFISGKYGNDNPFPVNISAVVGLSGWLPCAKILRNKIEGVAEATRRASSLPILLCHGKVDDVVIHKFGEKSSQVLSSTGFQDVTFKSYSALGHYTIPEEMDAVCAWLNSKLSLEDTSLDNGV, encoded by the exons ATGAGCTTTACGGGCCCTTCTGTGGGTTCTg GTGCTAGAACTGTTAGAAGAGCATTTGAATTTGGACGGACCTATGTAGTCAGACCCAAAGGTAGACATCAGGCAACTGTAGTTTGGCTACATGGCCTTGGTGATAATGGCTCTAG TTGGTCCCAGCTTTTGGAGACCCTTCCTATTCCAAAT ATTAAATGGATATGCCCAACTGCTCCTACTCAGCCAATCTCTGTGTTCGGTGGTTTTCCTTCCACTGCTT GGTTTGATGTGGAAGACCTTTCAGAAGATGCTTCTGATGATTTAGAGGGTTTGGATTCTGCTGCATCACATGTTGCAAATTTGCTAGCAAATGAGCCCGCTGACA TTAAAATTGGAGTAGGGGGTTTCAGTATGGGTGCTGCTGCTGCCCTATACTCTGCAACCTGCTTTATCTCAGGAAAGTATGGAAATGATAATCCTTTCCCAGTTAATATAAGTGCAGTTGTTGGATTAAGTGGATGGCTTCCATGCGCCAA gaTCTTACGTAACAAGATAGAAGGGGTGGCGGAAGCCACAAGGCGTGCTTCATCCTTGCCCATTTTGTTGTGCCATGGGAAAG TTGATGATGTGGTCATCCACAAATTTGGGGAGAAATCTTCACAGGTCTTGAGTTCGACTGGATTTCAGGACGTCACGTTCAAATCGTATTCAGC ACTTGGCCACTATACTATTCCAGAAGAGATGGATGCGGTCTGTGCTTGGTTGAATTCAAAGTTGAGCCTTGAGGATACTTCATTGGATAACGGTGTGTAA